A region of the Microcoleus sp. AS-A8 genome:
ACAAGACCTGACCCCCATTCACCCGCTTCACATTATCCACTCCAGCCGCTACCGAGGCTTGTACCTCGGAGACATCCCCCCGCACAATTACAGTTACACGACCACTCCCAATTTTTTCGTAACCGACTAGGGTGACACGAGCGGCTTTCACCATTGCGTCTGCGGCTTCAACAACAGCAGGAAAACCTAAAGTTTCTACCATTCCGACGGCGATTGACATGAATTTAGCTCCAAGATTCTAAGATTTTTTTGATTTATATGTGTTGCTAGAACAAGCGCGAAGAAAGTCAACCGACTCAGTCGGGGCTATTCGCTAAAAAGTACGGAACTGCTCGACCGCTTCGCTATAACGAATCGGCAGGACGTACTCTAAGTTCTCATGGGGACGAGCAATGATGTGGGTTGATAAAACCTCACCCCCATTGACTCGGTTAGCGGCTTCAACCCCAGCCGACACTGAAGCTTGCACCTCAGAGACATCTCCTCGCACAATCACGGTGACGCGAGCGCTACCGATTTTTTCATAACCCACAAGGGTGACACGAGCGGCTTTTACCATCGCATCTGCCGCTTCGACAACAGCCGGAAAGCCTTTAGTTTCAATCATTCCTACAGCAATTGGCATTGGTGCTTTTCTCCTGTGGATTCCTCAAATACAGCATCGACCCATCAGTCTTTAGGAAAAATCGGACGAGGGGTGCAATTTTTACTGTGAGAAAGTTCTCTCATTTAGTGCTAAACCCAGCATAGAGAAGCTTGGTGCACTTTATCAATATAATTTATTATAATAATTCTCAATGAAACAGGTTAAAAAAACTTAACATTATTAGTTTATCGGCTATAGGATTTAAGGAAAACGCCCTGTTTTCGAGAAGGGACGCTTTTGATTTATAATTTCTTTATAAAGTCTCTAAGCTGGAATCCTAGTAGCTAAAATTCCTGACAGTTGACGTTTCTGAGAAAACTTCACGGTTGACGGGTGCAACCCTAAGTGTACAGACCAGAAGTGAAGGAGTTCCTCGACTTAAACTCATAAGTTAGTTTTATGGGTTTGATTAGGGTAGCTTTTCTCAGTAAACCTTCTGCATCTTTGGGGGTTAAATTAGGGAATGAAAGAAACCCATCAGGGAAGCATATTGGGAAAATAAGCATTCGTGAGATGAGGAAGTCTAAGAATCAACAAAACCAGCAAAAATAACGATATTAACTCCTTAGAGATAAATAAAAATTGGCTCTTTAAAAAACAATTGTGGAGTTATTTTCCCGGAAATTTAATTAACTAGGAGAGATAAGGAGGTATGAAAGCGTGACTCAGGAGTTTCTCACTCAGACAAGCTGGTTGGTTCCTTTTTATGGTCTAGTGGGAGCCGTTTTAACCCTCCCCTGGGCAACAGGAGTGATTCGTCGCACTGGCCCTCGACCGGCAGCCTACTTCAACCTGTCAATGACGGTCTTGGCTTGTATTCATGGCTGGTTACTCTTAGGGTCGGCCTTGAGCCAGCCCCCACAAGAGTTAGTCATTCATTGGTTGCAGGTGGCTGACTTAGACCTATCTTTAGCACTAGAAATCTCCCCCATTAGTGCTGGGGCAATGGAGGTGGTAACGTCTCTGAGCCTCTTGGCGCAACTCTATGCTCTGGGTTACATGGAGAAGGATTGGGCGTTAGCTCGGTTTTTTGCCTTAATGGGATTTTTTGAGGCAGCGATGAGTGGAATTGTGATTAGTAATTCCCTATTCCTCACTTACGCCCTCCTGGAAATGCTCACCCTCAGCACTTACCTAATCGTAGGCTTTTGGTATGCTCAGCCGTTGGTAGTAACCGCTGCACGAGATGCATTTTTAACCAAACGGGTGGGAGATGTCTTGCTGTTAATGGGTGTCGTAGCGCTGGCGACGATGGCGGGAAGCTTAAACTTTCCGGACTTGTATCGCTGGGCAGAAACCGCTAACTTATCGCCAACAACGGCAACCTTGCTGGGATTAGGGTTGATTGCTGGACCTCTGGGAAAATGTGCCCAATTCCCTCTACACTTGTGGCTCGATGAAGCCATGGAAGGGCCAAACCCAGCCTCATTGTTGCGGAATTCATTAGTGGTCAGTTGCGGTGCTTATGTGCTGATTAAGCTAGTGCCGGTTTTATCGCTGTCGCCCGTGGGATTATCCACTCTCATCGTGATTGGAACCGTGACGGCGATTGGAGAATCCTTTGTCGCGATCGCCCAAATTGATATTAAGCGATCGCTCTCCCATACCACCAGCGCTTGGCTGGGTCTAGTTTTTATCGCCATCGGCGTGCAGCGACCCGATGTGGCTGCCGCCTTGCTGGTTGCCCATGCCGTTGCCAAAGCCCTGTTGTTTATGAGCATTGGCTCCGTCATTCTCACCACAAGTAACCAAAACCTCACGGAAATGGGGGGTTTATGGTCACGAATGCCCGCTACAACCAGTGCTTTTGTGGTCGGTGCGGCAGGTTTAATCGGACTCTTGCCACTGGGAGGTTATTGGGCGCTGAGTAAAGGGATTAACTCTTTGTGGAGTGACTATCTCTGGCTCGTGGTCGTCTTTTTAGTCGTTAATGGTGTGACAGCCTTTGGTTTGACCCGTGTCTTTCGTTTAGTTTTCTTAGGAAG
Encoded here:
- a CDS encoding carbon dioxide-concentrating mechanism protein CcmK, which translates into the protein MSIAVGMVETLGFPAVVEAADAMVKAARVTLVGYEKIGSGRVTVIVRGDVSEVQASVAAGVDNVKRVNGGQVLSTHIIARPHENLEYVLPIRYTEDVQQFRESTNAIRPLNRP
- a CDS encoding carbon dioxide-concentrating mechanism protein CcmK, whose translation is MPIAVGMIETKGFPAVVEAADAMVKAARVTLVGYEKIGSARVTVIVRGDVSEVQASVSAGVEAANRVNGGEVLSTHIIARPHENLEYVLPIRYSEAVEQFRTF
- a CDS encoding NAD(P)H-quinone oxidoreductase subunit F, encoding MTQEFLTQTSWLVPFYGLVGAVLTLPWATGVIRRTGPRPAAYFNLSMTVLACIHGWLLLGSALSQPPQELVIHWLQVADLDLSLALEISPISAGAMEVVTSLSLLAQLYALGYMEKDWALARFFALMGFFEAAMSGIVISNSLFLTYALLEMLTLSTYLIVGFWYAQPLVVTAARDAFLTKRVGDVLLLMGVVALATMAGSLNFPDLYRWAETANLSPTTATLLGLGLIAGPLGKCAQFPLHLWLDEAMEGPNPASLLRNSLVVSCGAYVLIKLVPVLSLSPVGLSTLIVIGTVTAIGESFVAIAQIDIKRSLSHTTSAWLGLVFIAIGVQRPDVAAALLVAHAVAKALLFMSIGSVILTTSNQNLTEMGGLWSRMPATTSAFVVGAAGLIGLLPLGGYWALSKGINSLWSDYLWLVVVFLVVNGVTAFGLTRVFRLVFLGSPQPKTRRAPEVTWPMALPMVILTVVTLIMPLLLQQLSLLPPSKYEYLFQPAQLLLAGSSLVGCILGSIVYLPRTWSRSVLMPLKFVQDLLAYDFYIDRLYRLTIVFAVDLSSKITVWIDRYIVDGLVNLVGLVTVFSGQTLKYNTSGKTQFYALTILLGVSLMALLMIWPLSQWSLSQWSLEQWSLISGR